The DNA sequence TTTCAAAATAAAAAATCAGTTGCTCTTTATTATTATATAAATATTCATAGGTGAAAAAACTGCTTGCACTTACGTTAAATTTCACTTTAACTTTTAAGAGTGTAAAATCTAAATCGTAGGGATCTCTTTCCGGATCAGCTTGTTCCGATACATGATAAAATCTAATTGTTTTGGTCGTTTCTCCTACAGCCGGTAAAATATAATTCATGGTGAGATCATGGTGATTATATTCATTTTCAGAGATTGAATAATATTGTCCTTTAATTTCTTCTATAATGTCGTCTTGTGCAAAAAGTGATATGTTCAGCATTAAAATTAAAATAAAAGAAAATAAGTGTTTCATAATATTTAAGTTTTATTAAAGTTTAATAATTATGCAGTAAATATAATTAGTATTATTAAAATAAAATAATCTATTTTTGTATGCTTTTTAAAAAAAAGTCGAAAATTCAGAGGATGTTCCGACAACTATACTTTACAATTATTATATTTTTAATATTGAATATTATGATGACAAGTTCGTGCAGAATTAATGATGAAGTTCAAGCTCCCGATGCAAAAAAAATAAAAAAAGAATTAAAAATTCATAATGATATCAGAATTGATAATTACTATTGGTTGAGAGATAAGGATAATCCTGAAGTGATTAAATACCTTGAGGATGAAAACAAATACACTGAACAATGTCTTCAACATACCGAAGATCTTCAAGAAGTGATTTTTGATGAAATTACAAGCAGAATAAGAGCAAGAGACAGATCTGTTCCTTATAAAGATAACGGATATTATTATTATCACAGATATGAAGACGGAAAAGAACATCCGATATATTGCAGAAAAAAGAATGATCTTAATAATAGGGAAGAAGTTCTGTTGGATGTAAATGAAATGTCAGAAGGTTATCCGTATTTTCATATATCAGATTTCAGTATAAGTGATAATAATAAGTTTATGGCATTTAGTGTCGATACACTCGGAAATCTTAAATATGAATTAAGGTTCAAAGATTTAGAAACCGGAGAAGTTCTTAATGACAGAATTAGTGATACAGACGGTGAATCTGAATGGGCATCGGATAATAAAACAGTATTCTACATTAAAAAAGATGAAACAACTCACAGAGAATATCAGTTGTGGAAGCATATAACAGGTACTTTTGTCGGTGATGATAAATTGATTTATGAAGAAAAAGATGAGTCTTTTTATATTTCAGTGTTTAAAAGTAAGTCTGACAAAATTATCTTTCTCGGTTCATACAATACTATTTCAACAGAGTACAGATTTTTACCGACAGATAAGCCCGATGATGATTTTAAGTTATTGATTCCGAGACAAAAGAATCATGAATATTTTGCAGCTGCACACGGGAAAGATTTGTTTATATTGACTAATTATGCCGATGCACCAAATTTCAAGATAGTTAAATCGGATATAAATAATCCGGATATAAATTCTTGGAAAGAAATTGTTCCCCATAATAAAGATATTTTCATTGAAGATTTTGAAGTTTTTAAAGATTACCTTGTTGTAAATGAAAGAAAAAACGGACTGGTTTACTTAAAGATAATTAATCTGAAAGATAATTCGGAGCACTATTTAGAATGTAAAGAAGATGTACATGAGATTTGGATTTCAGATAATGATGAATACGATTCGGAAATACTCAGGTACGGATACAGTTCATTAACAACACCTTCTTCATATTTTGATTATAATATGAGAACAAAAGAGAATGTTTTGTTAAAACAAAAATATGCCGGAAATGACTTTAATTCAGATGATTATAAATCAGAACGATTATATGCAAAGAGTAACAACGGAGTTAAGATTCCGATTTCAATTGTTTACAGAAAAGGCATTGTTTTAAACGGTGAAAATCCTTTATTAATCTATGCATACGGATCTTACGGATACAGCTCCGATACAAATTTTCAGCCTTCAATATTAAGTTTATTAAACAGAGGTTTTGTATTTGCTGTAGCACATGTTAGGGGAGGGCAGGAACTTGGCAGATCTTGGTATGAAGACGGGAAATTATTGAAAAAGAAAAACACTTTTAACGACTTTATTACATGCACTGAGTTTCTGCATCAATTAAACTGGTCAAAACCGGAAAAAACATTTGCAACAGGAGCAAGTGCAGGAGGTTTATTGACAGGTGCAGTATCAAATATGCGACCCGATTTATATGCCGGTATAATTTCCGAAGTTCCCTTTGTTGACCCTGTAACAACAATGCTTGACGAAACAATTCCTCTCACTACAGAAGAATATGAAGAATGGGGAAATCCTGCTGATAAAGAGTATTATGATTATATGTTGTCTTATTCTCCTTATGATCAGGTGAAGAAACAAGATTATCCGGCTATGTTTATTACAGCCGGTATAAATGATTCGCAAGTACAATATTGGGAACCTGCAAAATGGACTGCAAAATTAAGAGATTATAATACAGGCTATCGGCCGATTTATTTTCATACAACTATGGATGCCGGCCACAGTGGTATGTCGGGCAGGTATAAAACCTATAAGGAAACTGCAATGATCTATGCTTTTATTCTTGATGTTTTGGGGGATGAGTGAAGACAGATGAAAAATTGATACTGTTTTAATTTATTCCCACCTTGTATGTAACTTCCCGGTTGAAAATGATTCTTCAGCTATTTTTATAAATGATTTATGACAACCGTTTCGATTGCATATACAAATACAATCAGTAAAATCTTTTTTGTCGGTAGAGAATAATGCAATTAATGAACCCCCGCATGTGCAATTTGAATAAACCGGTAGTTTTGTGTTGCATTCCGGACAGTATAAATTGTATAGTTCATCTTCTTTTAATTCAATATCCATGATGATTCTTGATTGATCACCGCAAATCGGACTCAGAGCAATTATTCCGCTGTCAGTTTTATCTTCATTTTCAATCTTCATCATTATTCCGCTAAATCCATTGAAATTTGCTTTGCCGGTCACCAAATTATGTCCTTCCGGACAATAACAATTTTCGGCAACTAATATATTTTCATCACTTTCTTCTAAATCAGGACAAGGAAAAACCATCATTCCTTTTTTATTAAATCTTATCATAATATTTTATTTTGGTTTATTATCTTAACATCATCAGTTTTATTTATTGAAAGTTTATGAATAAATTCTCGAACTTCTTTATATATTTCTTCATACTTTTCTTGTATAGCTTGAGAGAAAGAATCACTGAAAATAAGATCTTCAACAATCTCAACTGCAATAATATGTACTTGTTTCGGTATTTCTAAACCGAGTTTTTTTCCTAATTCAAATGCAGTAATAAAAGATATATCATGGACATTAGACAAATGCAAAGTTTCTTTAAAGTTAGATAAGCCTAATTGATACACATCACCCGGAATTCCGTTTCTTGTTCTGATGGCATCAATAAAAACAACTGTTTCATAGCCTTGAATGTATTCTAAAAGCTCCATCCCGCCCAAAAAAGCTGTATCATAGTCAATACCTGAATGAGTAAATTCCTTTTGTAATCGCTTAACCAACTTCGGACCGATACCGTCATCTGTCAATATTTCATTCCCGACACCAAAAACTAATATGTCATTTGTCTTGTTTTCCAATATTTAAAAGTTGACAGTAAAAATCATAAATCAATTCTAAATTCAAAGATAAGATATAAATTCTAAATTACAAATCCTAATCGTCTCTTTTAACTGTTCTTATAATCTTTCCGTCTTTTTCTCTGAAGTTTACAATTAAAGGCATTTTACCCGGTAAGGAATGTGTTGCACAAGAGAAACACGGATCATATGCTCTGAAAGCCATTTCGATCATATTGAGAATTCCTTGATCTACATCTACATTCTTTTGAATCAATCGTTGTGCAGCCTTTTTTAATGACATGCAAATAGGTGCATTGTTATTGGTTGTTCCTACTATAATATTAACTTTTTCTACAATACCTTTTTTATCTGTCCAATAATGGTGTGTTAATGTACCTCTTTGTGCTTCAACAATGCCTACACCTTCTCCGGGAATGTTACCAAGTTGTGCTCTTAATTCTGTTCCGATAATATCGGAATCTTGGGCTAATTGTAAACTGCGTTCTGCCGAATACAGCAGTTCAATTAATCTTGCCCAATGCATAGCCAAAGTGTTATGAACAGGTTTTCCGCCGAGAGTTTTATACATCTTTTCATATTCAATCTGTGCAAGCGGTGTTGCCATTCCGTCGGCAACATTTAAACGAGACAACGGAGTTGCATGATATACGCCGGAATCTTGACCTTCTGAAAATCCGTTCCAACCTACTTTTTTCAAATAAGGGAATTTTAAGTAACTCCATGGCTCAACACGTTCTGCTACCCATTCTCTGTAATCTTCCGGAGAATATTTGCAATGTTCTTTTCCAAGTGTATCAACTACACGTACTTTACCGTCGTAGAAGTTGACTTTATTATTTTCATCAACCAATCCCATAGAATAAATGTTCAATTTATAGGGGCCGTTCAGAATAATATCCACATATTCATCATTTCCGAGTACTACATCTTCAAAGAGTTTGAGAGAGAATTTGGAAAATTCAATAAAGCCTTCAGCCTGTTTTACAATTTGATCCCTTTCTTCCGGTTTCAGGGCTTTTCTTACACCACCCGGAACGTTCATCACTACATGTGTTTGATGTCCGCCTAATAATGCTTGTATTTCTTGTGCAATCCGTCTTTGCTTTAAGACTTCGGTACCGATCTCTTTACCTACTTTACCTATCACACCTAAAACATTCCTTTCAGCCGGATCTGCAGTCGGACCCACAACAAAGTCAGGTGCTGCTAATGCAAAAAAATGAGCAATGTGGCTGTGAACGAAATGAGCCATATAGAATAATTCTCTTAACTTTCTTGCTGTTGGCGTCGGTTCCACTCCAAAAACGGCATCGGTTGCTTTTCCTGCTGCCATATGATGACATCCGGGGCAAACCCCGCAAATTTTTGTAACAATTTGAGAAAGTTCTTCAACGGCACGTCCTTCACAGAATTTTTCAAAACCTCTTAATTCAGGCACTTGAAAATAAACATTGTCAACATCGCCTTCATCATTTAAGAAAATTTCAATCTTTCCGTGGCCTTCAAGTCTGGTAATGGGATCTATTGTAATTCGTTTCATTTAGAAATTAGATTTTAGATTTTAGAAATTAGATTTTAGACAGTTTGCTATATTTAATATTTTTATTTTATCATTTAAGCATTCTGTCATTTAAGCATTTTTCAAATTAAGTTAAAACAACTTCTTTAATGATCTTTCTGCGGATGATCGCAGACGGTAAACTGAATCTGTAAAAAGTTCCTGCTGTATCTGCAATATCATCAATGATCTTTTCTATCTCATCCGGATCATCACTGTCTATTACTGATGCTATAGCTGAAAGCATTTTTGCTCCCGGATCAATTACATCAGAAGTAGGCCCGTAACAACCTCTGCACGGAGCATTTCCTATAACACATCGTGCCTCACCGCAACCGCCTCTTGTTGCAGGCCCCATGCAAATAACACCTTGTTCTAAAAAGCAAGTTTCACCATCATCTTCAATTTCCCACGGGCGATAGAACTTTTTAACTTTCTTTTTATCTGTTTTTTCCCTTCGGCAATCATCACATTGTGGTTTTTCAAGTGCTCCTACAACCGAACCCGGAGGAGGAAGTTCGGCTCCGGTAACAATTGCCGTGAATACTTCTACCAAACGCTCCGTTTGCGGCGGGCATCCCGGAAGATAATAGTCAACATCAACAACTTGATTTAATGTTAAAACATCATTATAAAATTTAGGTAAAGTTAATGTTCCTTCTTTGACTTTATATTCAGTAACCGGGAAGATTTTGTCAGGATTTTCAGTTGATTCACTTTCAATATAAGCCCTGTTGAATAGAGTTTCTTTTGTTGAGAAGTTTGCCAATCCGGGAATGCCGCCCATATGCGCACATGAACCGTATGCAACCAATACTTTGGTTTTCTGTCTTAAAAGCTTTGCCATATGTTCATTTTCACTATTCCTCACTGCACCGTTAAACAGGCAAACATCAATATGTCCGTCGGGCATGGCTTCTACATCTTTATATTTAAAATCTAATGCGATCGGCCAAAAGACAAGATTGGCAGAATCAACAACAGTGAATAAGCTTTCGTGAACATCCAAAACAGATACACAACAACCACCGCATGCAGCTCCCCAATATACTGCTAAATTTATTTTAGGTTTATTTTCCATAATATTTTTATACTATTATTCTGTAAAACTCTGTTTTTAATAATCCTTTTTTTGGTATTTATATTTTATTAGTTGTTCAATTGTTGCATTGTTAAATTGTTAAAAAAACAACAATGAAGCAATTGAACAATGCAACAATGCAACAATTATATTCATTATTTATACACACATTGTCGGTTTTTGTGTTAATATTTTTTTTGTATATTTCTATCTTATGAAAATGTTTCCATTTCTGATTTTACATTACAAGGGCCGAGTTTTTTTATCTGTTCAGCCATTTCATCAACCAGATCGGCAAATTCCCTGCCTTCACTGGCACTTACCCATTCCAATCTTAATCGGGTTTCATCAATGCCCATTTCTTTAATATACTTCTTTAATAAATGAAATCTTCTTAAACATTTATAATTCCCTTCATGATAATGACAATCACCCGGATGGCAACCGCATATTAAAACACCGTCTGCTCCTTTTCTGAATGATTCCAATACAAAGGTCGGATCAACTCTTCCGGAACACATTACTCGAATGACTCTAATATTATCGGCATATTTCATACGAGAAGTACCGGCAAGATCCGCTCCGGTATATGAACACCAATTGCATAAGAATGAGACTATTTTTGGTTTATATTCCATATTCTTTGGTTTATATTATTGATTTCTTGTTTGCTAAAATATTTGTGTTTTATTTAATATTGTTATTTTTAGTTTTCAGTCCACAGTCTTCGGTCCACAGTTATTATTAATATAGTTTTATTTTGAATTTATAGAAATAGTTCATCATACAATTTAAAAGTTTCCCTTTTTCTTCTGATTTTTTTTGACTGCCTACTGCCTACTGTTTATTAACATCTGTTTTGTTATAATTTGCTTTTCTGACCATATAAAGTCCGTATCTTGCTTTATGCTAACACTTCATCTGTTGCAAATTCCATCTCCATCAATCCGTTTATCTGTGAAAGGATTTGATGATCGGTGAAATGTTTACTTTTAATTGCCCCGCTCGGACATGTTGATCCGCATGTACCGCATCCTTTACATAATATTTCATTAACAATTGAAACACCTTTTTCTTCATCAAAGTGGATTGCAGTATAAGGACACATACTGATACAAAATTGACATCCGCAACAAATATCTTCATTTACTACTGCAGTTGTTGATTCTACTTGTACTTCACCTTGAAGTATGGTAGCTAATACTCTGGCTGCTGCTGCTTTTGCTTGTGAAACCGAATCAGGTATATCTTTAGTTCCTTGGCAGCTTCCTACAATATATACACCTCCTGTTGTGGTTGCGACCGGGTCTAATTTCGGATGTTTTTCGATGAAGAAACCATCGCTGCCCATGCTGACACCAATCTTATGTGAAATGGCTTTCGCATCTTCTCTTGCTTCCATGCCTACCATCAGGATAATCAGATCGGCAGGTATTTCAATATTCTCTCCGGATAATTTTTCGTTCATTTCAATAATCATTTTACAGTTATCGGTTTCGTTTGCCTTTTTGATGACAGGAAGATCGTTTTGTTGATCAAACATCAGGAACATTACTTTTCTTTTGGCTGTATCAGCATAAAATTCTTCGCATCCGTTACCGAAAGCTCTCATATCGGCATATAACTCGTATACATTTGATTTTGGAAGAATACTTTTAATTTGATTTGAATACTTAAGAGCGGTCATGCAACAAGTTCTTGAACAATATTCATTATGGTCTTTATTTCTGCTTCCGACACAATGAATTACTGCCACATGTTTAGGCTCTTTTCCGTCTTTTGTAAGTACTTTTCCGTTCAAAAGCATTTTTTCAAATTCAAAGGAAGTAACGACATTTGGTAATGTGCCGTATCCGTAATTTGTAATATTGCTCGGATCAATGGGTTTTAATCCTGTTGCAGCAATGATATTACCAAATTTCAGCTCTGATTTTTTTTCTGAACCGTTTGAGATAATTGCTTCAAAGTTACCTACATATCCGGAAATTTTTTCAGTATTTGAATTAAGAAAAACTTCAATATTCGGATGCTTTTCTACATTTGTTATTAGTTCTTTTAATATTTGTTGAGCATTGTACATATACGGAAAGGTCAGATCAACGGAGGCAACATTTCCTCCTAACTGATTTTCTTTTTCAACCAAATAAACTTTTTTACCGGCATCTGCAATTTCCAATGCTGCTGTTATGCCTGAAATACCTCCTCCAATAACCAAGCTTGCAGAATTTATATTGACATATCTTTTTTCAAGTGCCTCATGATAACTTACACGCTTTATTGCAGCAGCAGTCAGTGATTTTGATTTTTTGGTTGCAGCTTCTCTGATTGTGTGTACCCACGAAACTTGTTCTCTGATATTTGCCATTTCAAACATGTATGGATTTAATCCGGCATTCTCAAGTGCTCTTCTGAAAGTTAATTCATGCATCCTGGGTGAACAGGCAGCAACAACGACTCTGGTAAGATTATGCTCTTTAATATCCTTAATGATCATTTCTTGACCGGGATCAGAACACATATATTTATAATCTTTTGCCAATACAACATTGGGAAGTTTTTTCATTTCCTCGGCAACATCCACAACATCAACCATCATTGCGATGTTAGTTCCGCACCAACAAATGTATACACCAATTCTGACTTCTTCCATTATATTTTATTTTATTGTTTTATAATTGATATTGAATCGTCATTATAATAGTTAAAATATGCTTTATCATGCCGAACTTACAGTAAGTTAACAAAATTTATTTTGTTTTACTTTATGTTGTTTCGGTATTACCTTCTTTTTTTAATGCTGCTTTTTTTAAATTGGCAAAATAAATTGCCAATGGCCTGTAAGCTAAATGAGACCATTTAGAAAAAGGAACTTCAATCAAAAGCATAGGTGTCAATACCATTAGATGAAATACATACATATAATAAGTAGGCATTGCTAATCCGTTGATTCTGAATATATGAACCAGTATGCCCGTTATTGTCGTTAACAGCAACAATACTAAAAATGTCCAATCCGTAAAATGTGAATTCTTACTGCTCTCACTAATTTTTCGGAAACGTTTGATCATAAAATAAATAACACCTAACATTAATCCGAAAGTTGCGTAATATCCCAGTATCCTTTGCGGATGATACCACGGATGAATAATATCTGTTTGAAACCATGATAAGAAGACAACGATCATGACCAATAAAGTAACATAGCCGGACATTAGCAACAAGTGAATGATCCAATAAGTTTTTTCTCCGTCACATTTTCTGAATCTCCATTGCGATCCGAAATTCCATATCAAAGAACCTAACTCCTTAATATAAGTAACTAAAGATACTTTAACTTTGGGTTTTAATATAACTTTATAATACATATTAAAGGCATTGGATATAAGCAATCCTCCCAATAAAATGAAGATTACCATATCACCGAGATGGATCAAATCTACCGGTGCAAATTTATTTAAAGCAACACCACCCTGTGATGTTAATCTTTCAGCTTCAGCAGGAACTTGCATAAATATAATTGAAAGAACTAATACTACAGCTGCAATAAGGAATATAAAAATGAATTCCCATAGTTTAGATTTATACATTAATTTTGAAAGTCCTGTCCAATCATAAACTGAAGTAAGATATCTTCTGAGAGACATCATTAATTCTCCCGGTTTTGCATCTCGCGGACATTGTTCATTGCAATCGCCGCAGAAATAACATAACCACGGTTCTACGCTTGATGCAAGTGTATCTTTCAGTCCCATTTGAACCGCTCTGATTTGCTTCCTCGGAAAAATGACTCCCTTTTCAGTTAGTGAACATGCTGCTGTACATGTACCACAGTGAAAGCATTCATTATTTTCAGATATTCCGAATTTTTCTAATTCTAATGTAAAATTTGGATCTATTCGTTGACTCATGTCTTTTAGTAATTTAGTGAAATAGTAATTTAGTAAATTAGGAATTACATTGTTCTGTTGTTTAGATGCTTAGTGTTTAAATTGTTTATTTGCTTATATATAGACTTGTCTTATGCTTGCAATATTCTGACTGCTTTCAGCAATCTTCTTCAATCTTTTTCAATCTACATCAATCTCTTTCAATTGTTCCTCAATATCAGTGAGTTTAATATCTTTTATGGTTTCTTTAATTTTTCCTTTCAGAATACTTTGAATTACTTTTGCAGCTGCAGCGGATGCTTGTGCAACCGAATCGGGAATGTCTTTCGGGCCGTTACATACTCCCGCTATGCTAATGCCGGGAGAGACAGTACCGCTTGGGTCTGTTGCGTGATTAGCTTCAATAAACCAACCTTCTTCAGAAATTGGTATATCCAGCATCTTTGCAATTTCACCGGCATCATCCCTTGCTTCAAGTCCTACGGCAAGCACAACCATATCTACACTTTCTTCAATTAATTTATCTTCAAGAATGTTTTCTCCTCTTAATTGAAGTTTTTCGTTTATTTGCTCAACTTTTGCAGTTTTTCCTCTGATAATATTAATTCCTTCGTTATTGATTCTGTTATAAAATTCTTCATACCCTTTTCCGAAAGCTCTCATATCAATATAATATTCATATACATCAGCATCAGGAAGTTTTTCTTTTACTAAATGTGCCAACTTCAAAGAATACATGCAACAAACCTTAGAACAATATTTATTATAATTCTCATCACGGCTGCCGATACAATGAATGATTGCCACACTTTCAGGGACTTCGCCTTTTTCTTCAAATATTTTATTTCCTTTTTTATCGCTTGTTCTTAAAGTAATTTTTCCTTCTGTAGGGCCGGAAGCATTTATAAGTCTTTCAAGCTCCAATGACGTAAGAACATTATCAAGTTTTCCGTATCCGAATTGGTCGGCTCTTTCAGCATCAAAAGGTTTAAATCCGGTAGCAACAACAATATTACCTACCGTTATTTCAATTTCTTCATCTTTTTCATCAAGATTTATACAATCATTTACCGGGCAAAACTTTATACATACCTTACATTTTCCGGTATTCTTATTGATAAGTTCAAAATATTTTTTTGTTTCATCCGTACCTATTGTGTTATCTAATGCTGTGATAAAGTCAGCTTCAGAATCGTAAGAATTTCCTTTTAATTCTTGTAATTTATTTACGATTTCTTCAGGAACATTTTCTTTTTTAAGTTTTGAGAAAGTAGCAGTTGTAAATAAATAAGGGTCTTTAATGTATGTACATATCTCTTTATCAATAAGATACTTATTTGGCACTGCCTGTGGAAACGGAATATATATTGCTTTTCTCAATGTTGTTCCCGAATCGAATTCACTTAAGGTTGTTGAAGGACATTTTTCAGTGCAAGAACCGCAGCCTATGCAAGTTGAAAGATCTACTTTCCGTGCTTTTTTAAGAATCTTAACTTTGAAGTTTCCGGGTTTTCCGGACACTTCTTTTACTTCACTGTAAGACATCAAGTCAATATGCGGATGTTGTCCGACATCTACCATTTTCGGTGTAAGGATACATGCAGCACAATCCAGAGTAGGGAAAGTTTTATCAAACATTGCCATATGCCCGCCTATTGTACCTGTTTTCTCCAATAAATATACTTTTTTTCCTGCATCGGCAATTTCAAGTGATGTTTGAATTCCGGAAATACCGCCGCCTATTACAAGTGTTTTTTCATTGATATCGGTATATTTGTAATTGAACAGTTCAGTAAAAGGTTTATCATAGATTGCAGTGGCTAATAATGCTTTAGCTCTGTCAAATTCTGATTGATCTTTTATCCCGTACTCCTTAAAACTTAATGTAACAATATTTTCAGGATCATTGCCGATATTTACCATCGCTTTTGTAAAAAGAGACTTATAAAGTCCGGGTAGATATCCTGCAATAATAATTTTTT is a window from the Bacteroidales bacterium genome containing:
- a CDS encoding CoB--CoM heterodisulfide reductase iron-sulfur subunit A family protein, producing MGSKKNTGIFLCDPLNGQTEHKDIELITSYAEKLTDKNSVFHISCNSVYDHKHIESIIEEQKFEKIIIAGYLPGLYKSLFTKAMVNIGNDPENIVTLSFKEYGIKDQSEFDRAKALLATAIYDKPFTELFNYKYTDINEKTLVIGGGISGIQTSLEIADAGKKVYLLEKTGTIGGHMAMFDKTFPTLDCAACILTPKMVDVGQHPHIDLMSYSEVKEVSGKPGNFKVKILKKARKVDLSTCIGCGSCTEKCPSTTLSEFDSGTTLRKAIYIPFPQAVPNKYLIDKEICTYIKDPYLFTTATFSKLKKENVPEEIVNKLQELKGNSYDSEADFITALDNTIGTDETKKYFELINKNTGKCKVCIKFCPVNDCINLDEKDEEIEITVGNIVVATGFKPFDAERADQFGYGKLDNVLTSLELERLINASGPTEGKITLRTSDKKGNKIFEEKGEVPESVAIIHCIGSRDENYNKYCSKVCCMYSLKLAHLVKEKLPDADVYEYYIDMRAFGKGYEEFYNRINNEGINIIRGKTAKVEQINEKLQLRGENILEDKLIEESVDMVVLAVGLEARDDAGEIAKMLDIPISEEGWFIEANHATDPSGTVSPGISIAGVCNGPKDIPDSVAQASAAAAKVIQSILKGKIKETIKDIKLTDIEEQLKEIDVD